Proteins co-encoded in one Gossypium arboreum isolate Shixiya-1 chromosome 11, ASM2569848v2, whole genome shotgun sequence genomic window:
- the LOC108472369 gene encoding uncharacterized protein LOC108472369: MGINHFILTLISLTCLFSFSTSTDAPPPLSDASGSASLKLYDMIEIMSESPSPFAFDGTILESIEDVLSILPGGVDPALQEICGNTDHPIECIKATMPFLDEKAPIKPLSVLKAGVEAMDNQTKNALAEVTKLSMNPTTLKNVVPILQTCIDVYNNILNNDQKSLEAITNHNLVKLSTELGANVENVLGCENAFKQAKLESPMKEMDAKLAKIISNTLTIGVDMVHF, encoded by the coding sequence ATGGGAATCAACCATTTCATCCTTACGCTTATCTCCCTCACTTGTCTCTTCTCCTTCTCAACCTCTACCGATGCACCTCCACCCCTTTCTGATGCTTCTGGCTCCGCTTCTTTGAAACTTTATGATATGATTGAGATCATGTCAGAATCACCATCTCCATTTGCATTCGATGGTACAATATTGGAAAGTATTGAGGATGTGTTAAGCATACTACCTGGAGGTGTTGACCCTGCCCTTCAGGAAATTTGTGGGAACACTGACCACCCCATCGAATGTATAAAAGCAACTATGCCATTCCTAGATGAGAAAGCTCCTATTAAGCCTCTTTCTGTCCTTAAAGCTGGGGTTGAAGCAATGGATAACCAGACCAAAAATGCATTGGCTGAGGTTACAAAGCTCTCAATGAACCCTACTACCCTTAAAAATGTTGTTCCCATCCTTCAAACATGCATCGATGTCTACAATAATATTCTTAACAATGACCAAAAATCCCTTGAAGCCATCACTAATCATAACCTTGTCAAGTTGAGCACAGAGTTAGGCGCTAATGTGGAAAACGTACTCGGTTGTGAAAATGCATTCAAACAAGCTAAGCTTGAATCACCGATGAAAGAGATGGATGCAAAGCTTGCAAAGATCATTAGCAACACCTTGACCATTGGTGTCGACATGGTCCACTTTTAA